AAGTCAGATAGAGTTTATTGAGTGGCTTAAAAAAGGGAGATTTCCTGTGCCTGCCTATGTGAAACTTGCAAAAGGCATTGAGGAGGTTATTGAGGCAATTAAAGAGATTGAAAAACTAAGGCAAGGCTATCCCTTTGAAACAGACGGGGCTGTTGTAAAGGTAAACAGTTTTGAATTGCAGCGTAAGCTTGGCACAAAAACTCGTGAACCAAGATGGGCAATTGCTTATAAATATCCTGCCCATCAAGGAATCACAAAGCTAAAGGACATTCTTGCAAGTGTGGGAAGAACAGGGGTTATAACTCCTGTTGCCGTACTTGAGCCTGTAAAAATCGGTGGAGTTACAGTTTCAAGATCAACACTGCATAACTGGGATGAGGTGGAAAGAAAAGATATAAGAGTTGGCGATTATGTAATTGTTGAAAGGGCTGGCGAGGTAATTCCCCACATAATTGGAGTGGTTAAAGACAGAAGAACAGGCGAGGAAAAAGAGGTAAAAATACCTGAACACTGCCCAGTTTGTGGTTCAAAAACAGTTAGAGAGCCCGGTGAGGTAGCAGTTAAATGCATTAACTTTAACTGCCCTGCTCAGGTTGAAGAAAGAATTAAACATTTTGCATCCCGCAGGGCAATGAATATTGAAGGACTTGGTGATAAAACTGTTGAGCTTTTGCACAATAAAGGAATCATAAAACACTTCGTAGACCTTTACAAACTAAGGCAGGAAGACATAAAAGGACTTCCTGGTTTTGCAGAGCTTTCCTCAAAAAAGCTAATTGAGGCAATAGCTAAAAGTAAAAAAACAACTCTTTCAAGGCTTCTTTATGCCCTTGGAATAAGTCAGGTAGGAGAGTATGCCTCAAAGCTTCTTGCACAACATTTTAGAAAACTGGAAGATTTATACCATATAAAGGCAGAAAAGTTAGTCCAAATCCCACAAATTGGAGAGAAAACAGCAAAGACTATTGAACAGTTTTTCAATAACGAAGAGAATTTGAAAGCAATAGAGGAATTAAAAAGGATGGGACTTAAAGTGGAAAATCCTGAATTTGAGGAAGAAAAAAAGCCCTCTCCTCTTAAAGGATTAACTTTTGTAATAACAGGAACTCTTCCAAAACCAAGAGAGGAAGTCAAGGAAATGATAGAAAAAGCAGGTGGCAAGGTCTCTTCATCAGTCTCAAAAAACACGGACTATCTCTTAGTTGGTGAAGACCCTGGAAGCAAGCTTGCAAAGGCTCAGGCACTGAGAGTAAAAACCCTTTCATACGAAGAATTTCTTAAAATGCTGGAGTGAACTTGTATAGATTTAAAATATACTACCCCGGTAAAACAAAGGCAAAGTTCATAAAAGAAGGGATAGACCATTACATTAAACTTCTCAGTCCCTTTGCAAAAGTTGAGTTGATTGAGCTTAAAGAAGGACATGGAGATAAGGAGAAAGTCACAGAGGAAGAATCAAAAACAATTCTGAATTCACTTAAAGGTGATTTTATTCTTCTGCACAGAGACGGTAAAAGCCTTAGCTCTACAGAATTTGCCGATTTTATAAAAGATAAATCACTTACTCAGTTCGTAATTGGAGGCGTCTATGGAGTAAATGAAGCAGTTTTTAAAGCTGCTTCTTTCAGACTTTCCCTTTCCTCTCTAACCTTTACCCATGAAATATCAAGACTCCTACTTCTTGAGCAACTCTACAGGGCAATAACAATTATTCATGGAAAGAGTTATCATTACTGAGTTTCAAGCTTTTTAGCTTCTTCAATGAGAAGAATGGGTATATCCTCTCTTATTGGATAATAAACAGAGCAGTTTTTGCAAACAAGCCTTTCTTTTTCTTCTTCGTAAATCAAATCTCCCTTGCATTTTGGGCAAACTATAATTTCAAGCAACTCTTTATCAAGAGGCATCTATGACCCTCCTTAATCTCTTTAGTGTTTTTTCCTTACCCGCAATCTCCAAAACCTCATATATTCCAGGGCTCACAGTGCTACCTGTCATAACAACTCTTACAGGCTGTGCAACTTGTCCAAGCTTTAATCCCTTTTCATTCACAATGTCCATAAATATCTTTTCAATTCTTTCCTGAGTGAATTCTTCAAGAGCTGCAAGTTTTTCTGTTACCTCTCTGAGAACAGGAACTGTCTCAGCGTTTATATATTTTTCCTTTGCCTTTGGCTCTATTTCAACATAATCAAGAAGATAGTATCTCATTGCGTGGGCAAGCTCTTTAAGGGTTCTGCATCTTTCTTTAAGTGATTTTATAGCCCTACATGCCCAGTCTTTATCCAGTGTTTCTCCTTCTTTTAAATATCCCTCTTTAATTAAAAAAGGTTTTACAAGCTCAAAAAGCTTTTCTTCAGGAGTAAGCTTTATGTATTCACTGTTAAGCCACAGAAGTTTTTCAGCATTGAAAACAGCATTTGCCTTACCAACTTGTTCAAGATTGAAATATTTTATTAACTCTTCCCTTGTAAATATCTCTTTGTCTCCGTAAGACCACCCAAGACGGGCAAGAAAGTTAACTAAAGCATCGGAAAGATATCCCTCGTCCCTGTAAGAAAGAACAGATGTTGCACCATGACGCTTGCTTAAACGAGCTCTGTCAGTGCCAAGTATCATGGGAATATGAGCAAACTCGGGTGGATTCATGCCAAGAGCATGATAAATGTGAATCTGCTTTGGAGTATTATTTAGATGGTCTTCACCTCTTATTACATGGGTAATACCCATTTCAAAGTCATCAACAACCACGCAGAAATTATAGGTTGGTGTGCCATCGCTTCTTAGAATTACAAGGTCTTCAATTTCGCTGTTTTTAAAAGTAACTTTACCTTTTACAAGGTCATCAACAACTGTTTCACCCTCAAGGGGCATTTTAAATCTTATGGCAAAGGGCTTATTGAGAGTTTCTTTTATCTCTCTACAACGTCTGTCATATCTTGGAGGTTTCCCTTCTTTCATTGCCTGTTGCCTTCTTTCCTCAAGTTCTTCCGGAGTGCAATAGCAACGATAGGCTTTACCTTCTTCAAGAAGCTTGTAAGCATAGGCTTTGTAGACCTCCATTCTATCAGTTTGTCTGAAAGGACCTTCATCCCAGTCAAGCCCAAGCCATTTCATTGCCTCAATTATAGATTCAATGTATTCTTCCGTAGAACGAGACCTGTCAGTATCTTCAATCCTTAGAATAAACTTTCCATTGTGATGCCTTGCAAAGAGCCAGTTAAAAAGCGCTGTTCTTGCTCCTCCAATATGTAAATGTCCTGTAGGACTTGGTGCAAATCTAACCCTTACCACTTTCCCTCCTTTGTTGTAGTTAAAAGACTGTTCAAAAACTTGTAATTTATTGAAAATTAATAAACTACAAGTCCTGATATTTTTCGTTTATGTCCATCTGTCATTCCAATACTTTTTGTCATTCCGAACGAAGTGAGGAATCTCCTCCATTTTTTCCTACCTAACCAAAGAAAGATTCCTCTGAGTCATTTACACCCCTCAGAATGACACCTATAAATTGAACAGCCTCTGTACCTAATAAAAATAGTATAACATAGCAGACTCTTTAATTAGCTTTGACACAACTTCTATACTGTGCTATATTACTTAAAATGTCAACAAAATTAACATCTGAAAGACTAACAATAGGAGTATTTCTCTTAAAAAAAGGTAAAATTTCTGAAAAACAGCTTATTGATGCACAAGCAGTTCAAAAAATTGAAGGGATAAAAATTGGAGCCGCCCTTATAAAATTGGGCTACATAACAGAGGATGAATTGGTAGAGTCTATGAGCGAACTTTATGGCTATCCTGTATTTAAAATTGACTCTTATAAAATTGACCCCTTGGTAGTTAAACTTCTTCCAGAGGATGTAATAAGAAAATACAAAGTATTGCCATTCTTAAGAGAAGGAAATATAATCAGGGTTTTAATTACAGACCCAGCAAATGAAATAGCTTTAGAACAACTTAAGTTTTTTTTAAGCGGTTTTAAAATTCTTTTTTACATAGGAAAGGACTCAGATTTCAAAAATTTAATAAATAAATTTTTTGGAGAAGAAGGAGCCGAAATTTATAGCAAAGAAACTGTTCATGAACTTGTTGAAAGCGCTGTTCAGGAACCGTCTATAACACAACCCGAAGAAGAACAAGCTATTCTTGAAGTAGATGCTCCTTTAATAAGGCTCGTCAATCAGATAATTGTGAATGCAATTTCAAAAAGGGCAAGTGATATTCATATAGAACCTTTTGAAGACAATATATATATCAGATATAGAATAGATGGAGTGTTGCATGATATTTTAACTTTGCCACCAAAACTTAAGAGTGCTCTTATCACGAGAATTAAGATCATGGCAAACATGGATATCTCAGAGAGAAGACTTCCTCAGGATGGAAGAATAAAGATGAAAATAGGCAAAAAAGAGGTTGATTTTAGAGTTTCAACACTTCCATCAATATTTGGTGAGAAAATTGTTTTAAGAATTCTTGAAAAAGGCTCGCTCCAGCTTGACCTTACAAAGCTTGGTTTTGAAGAAGAATCTCTGAATTTTTTTATTGAAGCTCTCAGTAAACCTTATGGAATGATACTTGTTACAGGACCAACTGGCTCTGGTAAAACAACCACACTGTATTCTTCTCTCATGAAACTTAGAAAACCTGAGGTAAACATTGTTACTGTTGAAGACCCTGTTGAGTATACCCTTCCAAGAATTACACAGGTTCAGGTCCAGGAAGACATTGGACGAACCTTTGCTCAGGTATTGAGGTCATTTTTAAGACAGGATCCAGATATAATTCTTGTCGGAGAGATAAGAGATTTTGAAACAGCAGAAATAGCAATAAAGGCAGCTCTCACAGGACATCTTGTCCTGAGCACGCTTCATACAAATGATGCACCAAGTACTATTACAAGACTGGTAAATATGGGAATAGAACCTTTTTTAATTGCCTCATCGGTCATATTAATTGTTGCCCAAAGGCTTGTAAGAAAATTGTGTGAAAGCTGTAAAAAAGAGCAAAAAATATCAAAAGAAACCTTTCTTAAACTCGGTTTTCCTGAAGAATCGTTTGATAGTTTAAAAATTTATGAAGCCCAGGGATGTGCTGAATGCAATCAAACAGGATATCGTGGAAGAGTGGCTCTTTATGAAGTTATGCCTATAAAGGATGAGATTAGAGAACTTATTTTAACAGGTGCATCTACAAATGAAATAAAAAAAGAAGCAATAAAACTTGGAATGCTTACACTGAGACATTCTGGAATTAGAAAAATAATGGCAGGAATAACAAGTATAGAAGAAGTTTTAAGGGTTACGGTGGAAGACTGATGAACAAGCTTGAAATTTTGCTTAAAGCCGCAGGTAAGATATCAAGGGAGAAAAATTTAAATAATCTAATAAGTATCCTTTCAAATCTTGCAAAGGATATAATTGAAGTTGACCGTTGTAGCCTTTTTCTTATAGATGAACAAAAAAAGGAGCTATATACAATATTTGCACATGGTGTAAAGGAAATTAGAATTCCTATAACTTCAGGGATAGCAGGATATGTTGTTAAAACCGGGAAAACCTATGTCACATCAGATGCTTATAAAAGTAAATTTTTCAATCCCGAAGTTGATAAAATTTCGGGTTACACAACAAGAAACATTCTTGCGGTACCAATTTTTGATTCCAGAGGAAGAATAATTGGAGTGTATCAGGCAATAAACAAATTGGATGATTTTAACAGTGTGGACATTAAATTAATGAAGCTTATTGCAGAATTTGCTGCAGCAGCAATTGAAACCCAGATGCTTTATGAAAAAATCAAATCTGTGCATAAAAAAGCACTTATAAAACTTTCAAAAGCTGCAGAATACAAGGATCCAGAAAGTCCTAATCACTTTTTAAGAGTCGGACTTATTTCAAGTCTGCTTGCAGAAAAACTCGGATTAGATGAAGAAAAATGTGAACTGCTTATGTTAGCTTCAACAATGCATGACATTGGCAAGATTGGAATTCCAGACAGTATTCTTCAAAAATCAGGCAGACTTGAGCCTGATGAATGGGAAGTTATGAAAAAACATCCAATAATTGGATATGAACTTCTTTTTGATGAAGAAAGTGAACTTCTTCAAATGGCTGCAATAATAGCTCTTGAACATCATGAAAGATGGGATGGTAAAGGATATCCTTTTGGAAAAAGAGAGACAGAAATATCTCTCTGGGCAAGAATAGTAAGTGTTGTTGATAACTTTGATACACTTACAACAGATAAAGGGAATAGAGAGTCATGGAGCATTGATGCCGCTATAAATTATATGGAAATTATGAAAGAAAAAGCTTTTGATCCTCAAATTGTTGACACTTTTCTTAGTAATATTGAAAAAATTATTGAAATAAAAGAAAAATATAAAGACTAATGGAAAAAGAAATTCTGTTAGAACATCTTAAAGAACTCCTTGAATTCTCTAAAATAATTAATTCCTCCCTTGAAATTGAAGAAATAAGAAAAAAAGCAGCATTGGCAGCAGTAAAACTTGTCAATTGTGAGGCAGGAAGTCTTCTTCTTTTTGATGAAGAATTAGAAGAGCTTTATTTTGATGTTGCTCTTGGAGAAAAAGCTGAAAAAGTGAAAATGATAAAACTCAAAAAGGGTCAGGGTATTGCTGGATGGGTTGCAAAACACAAAGAGGCAGTCATAATAAATGATGTCCAGAAGGACCCCCGATTCTACAAAGGTGCAGATGAAAAATCAGGATTTAAAACAAAAACAATGATTTGTTTACCTGTAATGATTAAAGATAAAGTTCTTGGTGTAATTCAGGCTATAAATAAAAAAAACTCACTTTTTAATGAATATGATCTTGAGCTACTCAGGGCACTTGCAAGTCAGGTTGCTGTAGCAATAGAAAATGCAAGACTTTATGAAGAGCTTAAAGAGACTTTTTATTCAATTGTTTTTGCACTTGCAGATACAATTGAAAAAAGAGATCCTTATACAGGAGGTCATACTAAAAGAGTCATGGATTATAGTGTTGCAATAGGGATTGAGATGGAACTCAGCAAAAAAGAAATTGAAAAATTAAGACTCGCAGCTATCCTTCATGATATAGGCAAAATTGGGATAAGAGATGAAATTTTGCTAAAAAAAGAAGAACTTTCTGATGAGGAGTTTAAGATTATACAAAATCACACAATTTATGGTGCAGAAATTCTTAATTATGTTAAACAACTTAAAGATATTATTCCCGGTGTGAAACATCATCATGAAGAATTTAGTGGTTCAGGGTATCCTGACCAGCTAAAAGGCTATGAAATCCCTCTAATTGCAAGAATTATCGCAGTAGCTGATACCTTTGATGCAATGACCACCGACAGACCTTACAGAAAAGCTCTTTCAGTTAATGAAGCGATGAAGGAATTACAGAATAAAGCAGGGACACAGTTTGATCCTCATGTTATTGATGCATTCCAGAAAGCATTCACTAAAATGAAAAAGCTATGAAAATAAGAGTTCTTGGAGCTTCAGGCTCTGATATCCCTGGTCATCATCTTTCTTCTTTTCTTTTAAACAATAAAATACTTTTTGATGCAGGGGGTGTTACAAGTTCTCTAAGTTTTACTGCTCAACAGAAAATAGAGCACATATTCATAACCCATGCTCATTTAGACCATATAAGGGACATTCCTTTTCTTGCTGATAATATAATTTTAAGTGGTAAATCTAAAAGGATAAATATCTATTCAATAAAGGAAGTTATTGATGATATAAAAAAACATTTACTTAATTACAGGCTATGGCCTGATTTTACAGTTATTCCAGATGTTAAAAACTCTATTTTAGATTTGAAAATCATTCATGAAGAAAAATCTATCTTATTAGATGGATATAAAATAACTGCTTATAGAATGAATCACACTGTTCCAGCAGTTGGCTTTCTTGTTGAGAAGGAAGGAAGGAGTTTTTTTTATACAGGAGATACGGGACCTGCAATCAATACATGGAAAAAGTTTTTAAATAAAAAATTGAATGCCTTAATTATAGAAGTTTCTCTACCTGATAAAATGAAAGACCTTGCTACTAAAACTGGGCATTTAACGCCAAGACTTCTTTTCGAGGACCTGAAGCTATTCAATCAGAAACCTGAAAAAATTTTTATAACTCATATAAAGCCTCTTTACAAAAAAGCTATTGAAAGAGAATTGAAAAAATATTCGGATTACAAAATAGAGATTCTTCAGGGTAGAGAATCAATAAAAATTTGATGGATATTAACAAGCTGATACAACTACTCAGAGCACAAAAAAATAAAGAAACTATAGTCAGTGTTTTTATTGTGATTATTTTCTTGGTGCTTTTTTATATAAAACCCTATCCATTTGAACTTGTTGATATGAAAATATATGATTTATTTTTTCATCTTCGCGGTCAGGAAACTCCTCCAAAAAGTGTAGTTATTGCCGCAATAGATGAGGCTTCTCTTGAAAAATTTGGGAGATGGCCCTGGAGCAGAGATAAAATAGCCAAAGTTATTGATAAACTCTCAGAGCTTGAAGCTGCAGTTATTACCTTTGATATCATACTAAGTGAACATGAACAGAATGATAGAGTTTTGGCAGATAGCATATCAAAAGCAGGAAATGTCATTTTGCCTGTTGTTTTCTTTTTTAATGAAAATGCCCCAGAAGAGTTAACAATAATTTCTTCAGCCTTTCCTGTTTTAAATACTCAAAACCTTAAAAGGTATCATCCTATTTCTTCCAAAAATGTTCTTGTCTGTCAAAAAATTCTTGCTGAAAATGCAGCAGGATTTGGACATATTAATATGTTTCCTGATCCTGATGGAACAATAAGATGGGAAGTTTTATTCATTGAGTATTATGGATATATGATTCCCTCACTTTCACTTAAAACAGTCTCTATGTATCTTGGCATCCCTCCTGAAAAACAGGCAATTGATGCTAACAGAGGAGTCTATCTTGGCAAAAGATATATACCTACTGACCCATGGGGGAGATTTTTAATTCCCTATTATGGAGGAAATGAAACATTTAAACATATTTCAATTGTTGATATCCTTGAAGATAAAGTTAAAAAAGAAGATATTGAGAATAAAATTGTAATAGTTGGTGCAACTGCTGTTGGAATTTATGATTTAAGGGTTACTCCACTAAGCTCCGTGCTTCCCGGTGTTGAAAAACATGCTAATGTTGTCGCAGCAATCATTGATGGGAAAACTCTTTTGCCAGCCTCTTCATTTTTAGTTTCGCTATTAATCTTTTTATCAGGAATAATAAGCATTCTGTTTTACAAAAAATTAAAAGCAGGTTACTCCATGATTGTTTTGATGTCTCTGCTTGTAATAGTTTTTTCAATCTCATTTGTTTTCTTTAAAAACGGAATATGGCTTTCTATTGTTTATATTTCAGGAAATTTAGTCACTCAATTTCTAACAACAATCACAATAAAGTATGCTTACTCTGAAAAGGAGGCAAGACAAATAAAAAAAATATTTTCAAGTTATGTTACTGAAAAGATTGTGAATGAACTTATTAAAAATCCTTCAATGGCTAAACTTGGAGGAGCACGAAGAGAAGTAACAGTATTATTCTCTGACATTAGAGACTTTACAACACTGTCTGAAAAACTCCCTCCGGAAAAAGTTGTTGAAATTCTTAATGAGTATTTCAGTACGATGGCAGAAATTATTTTTAAATGGGAGGGAACTCTTGATAAATTTATGGGTGATGCAATAATGGTTTTCTGGGGTGCTCCTCTTCCGCAGAATGATCATCCAGAGAAAGCATTAAAATGCGCTATTGAAATGATTAGCAAACTTAGATATCTACACAGTAAATGGAAGGCAGAAAATAAACCTTTATTAAAAATAGGAATTGGTATAAGCACAGGGGAGGTTCTTGTTGGCAATATTGGAGCAGAAGGGAAAAAAATGGATTATACAGTAATTGGTGACCATGTAAACTTAGCATGTCGTCTTGAGAAATTAAATAAACAGTTTGATTCCGAAATATTGATTTCTGAGTTTACCTATGAAAGAATGAAAGAAACAATTGACTCCGAATATCTGGATTCAATATATGTTGAAGAACTGGGGACTATTTTAGTAAAAGGCAAGGAAACTCCAGTTAAAATTTTTAAAGTTTCTCTCAGATAGTTCATAATGCAATGATTTTCCTTAATTTCTTGACAAATTCTTAAATATTATAGTAGTTTAAAAAATACGGGCGGATAGCTCAGATGGGAGAGCGCAGCCCTTACAAGGCTGAGGCCACAGGTTCGAAACCTGTTCCGCCCATGTGACCGTGGGGTGGTAGTTCAGCACGGTTAGAACGCTTGCCTGTCACGCAAGAGGCCGCGGGTTCAAGTCCCGTCCACCCCGTAAATATTTTCAAGGGTTTTCAGAGTATCTCCATCTACTGTGATAAACCACTGTGATAAAACTTTTTATCAAGTAGTTTTACTGCTTTTTTATGGTGAGAATATCTTAGAATCATTGCTAAGGTTATGTGCCCCAATAGTTCTTGAACTGTCTTTAAATCTGCTCCCTATACTAAACCTCATAGAAAGTGGACACAGTCAATTAGTAGAGGTTAAACTTTTTGCATAAGCAGAAGAGAGGCATGAATGAAAATAAGGAACAGCTAAGACATGTTGCATAAGGCTGCACAAATTGGAATGCTAAAAAGCATCCTCAAAAATGAGGTGCAGTGCAATCATTATTTTTCTATCCAATTTATCAATACATAGACGATAAAGAATCCCACAACAATAAAGAAAACAAAAGTA
The Thermodesulfovibrio yellowstonii DSM 11347 DNA segment above includes these coding regions:
- the gltX gene encoding glutamate--tRNA ligase, with amino-acid sequence MVRVRFAPSPTGHLHIGGARTALFNWLFARHHNGKFILRIEDTDRSRSTEEYIESIIEAMKWLGLDWDEGPFRQTDRMEVYKAYAYKLLEEGKAYRCYCTPEELEERRQQAMKEGKPPRYDRRCREIKETLNKPFAIRFKMPLEGETVVDDLVKGKVTFKNSEIEDLVILRSDGTPTYNFCVVVDDFEMGITHVIRGEDHLNNTPKQIHIYHALGMNPPEFAHIPMILGTDRARLSKRHGATSVLSYRDEGYLSDALVNFLARLGWSYGDKEIFTREELIKYFNLEQVGKANAVFNAEKLLWLNSEYIKLTPEEKLFELVKPFLIKEGYLKEGETLDKDWACRAIKSLKERCRTLKELAHAMRYYLLDYVEIEPKAKEKYINAETVPVLREVTEKLAALEEFTQERIEKIFMDIVNEKGLKLGQVAQPVRVVMTGSTVSPGIYEVLEIAGKEKTLKRLRRVIDAS
- a CDS encoding 23S rRNA (pseudouridine(1915)-N(3))-methyltransferase RlmH, with translation MYRFKIYYPGKTKAKFIKEGIDHYIKLLSPFAKVELIELKEGHGDKEKVTEEESKTILNSLKGDFILLHRDGKSLSSTEFADFIKDKSLTQFVIGGVYGVNEAVFKAASFRLSLSSLTFTHEISRLLLLEQLYRAITIIHGKSYHY
- a CDS encoding CHASE2 domain-containing protein, whose amino-acid sequence is MDINKLIQLLRAQKNKETIVSVFIVIIFLVLFYIKPYPFELVDMKIYDLFFHLRGQETPPKSVVIAAIDEASLEKFGRWPWSRDKIAKVIDKLSELEAAVITFDIILSEHEQNDRVLADSISKAGNVILPVVFFFNENAPEELTIISSAFPVLNTQNLKRYHPISSKNVLVCQKILAENAAGFGHINMFPDPDGTIRWEVLFIEYYGYMIPSLSLKTVSMYLGIPPEKQAIDANRGVYLGKRYIPTDPWGRFLIPYYGGNETFKHISIVDILEDKVKKEDIENKIVIVGATAVGIYDLRVTPLSSVLPGVEKHANVVAAIIDGKTLLPASSFLVSLLIFLSGIISILFYKKLKAGYSMIVLMSLLVIVFSISFVFFKNGIWLSIVYISGNLVTQFLTTITIKYAYSEKEARQIKKIFSSYVTEKIVNELIKNPSMAKLGGARREVTVLFSDIRDFTTLSEKLPPEKVVEILNEYFSTMAEIIFKWEGTLDKFMGDAIMVFWGAPLPQNDHPEKALKCAIEMISKLRYLHSKWKAENKPLLKIGIGISTGEVLVGNIGAEGKKMDYTVIGDHVNLACRLEKLNKQFDSEILISEFTYERMKETIDSEYLDSIYVEELGTILVKGKETPVKIFKVSLR
- a CDS encoding GAF and HD-GYP domain-containing protein, whose product is MEKEILLEHLKELLEFSKIINSSLEIEEIRKKAALAAVKLVNCEAGSLLLFDEELEELYFDVALGEKAEKVKMIKLKKGQGIAGWVAKHKEAVIINDVQKDPRFYKGADEKSGFKTKTMICLPVMIKDKVLGVIQAINKKNSLFNEYDLELLRALASQVAVAIENARLYEELKETFYSIVFALADTIEKRDPYTGGHTKRVMDYSVAIGIEMELSKKEIEKLRLAAILHDIGKIGIRDEILLKKEELSDEEFKIIQNHTIYGAEILNYVKQLKDIIPGVKHHHEEFSGSGYPDQLKGYEIPLIARIIAVADTFDAMTTDRPYRKALSVNEAMKELQNKAGTQFDPHVIDAFQKAFTKMKKL
- a CDS encoding 3',5'-cyclic-nucleotide phosphodiesterase, translated to MKIRVLGASGSDIPGHHLSSFLLNNKILFDAGGVTSSLSFTAQQKIEHIFITHAHLDHIRDIPFLADNIILSGKSKRINIYSIKEVIDDIKKHLLNYRLWPDFTVIPDVKNSILDLKIIHEEKSILLDGYKITAYRMNHTVPAVGFLVEKEGRSFFYTGDTGPAINTWKKFLNKKLNALIIEVSLPDKMKDLATKTGHLTPRLLFEDLKLFNQKPEKIFITHIKPLYKKAIERELKKYSDYKIEILQGRESIKI
- the pilB gene encoding type IV-A pilus assembly ATPase PilB, with the protein product MSTKLTSERLTIGVFLLKKGKISEKQLIDAQAVQKIEGIKIGAALIKLGYITEDELVESMSELYGYPVFKIDSYKIDPLVVKLLPEDVIRKYKVLPFLREGNIIRVLITDPANEIALEQLKFFLSGFKILFYIGKDSDFKNLINKFFGEEGAEIYSKETVHELVESAVQEPSITQPEEEQAILEVDAPLIRLVNQIIVNAISKRASDIHIEPFEDNIYIRYRIDGVLHDILTLPPKLKSALITRIKIMANMDISERRLPQDGRIKMKIGKKEVDFRVSTLPSIFGEKIVLRILEKGSLQLDLTKLGFEEESLNFFIEALSKPYGMILVTGPTGSGKTTTLYSSLMKLRKPEVNIVTVEDPVEYTLPRITQVQVQEDIGRTFAQVLRSFLRQDPDIILVGEIRDFETAEIAIKAALTGHLVLSTLHTNDAPSTITRLVNMGIEPFLIASSVILIVAQRLVRKLCESCKKEQKISKETFLKLGFPEESFDSLKIYEAQGCAECNQTGYRGRVALYEVMPIKDEIRELILTGASTNEIKKEAIKLGMLTLRHSGIRKIMAGITSIEEVLRVTVED
- a CDS encoding HD domain-containing phosphohydrolase is translated as MNKLEILLKAAGKISREKNLNNLISILSNLAKDIIEVDRCSLFLIDEQKKELYTIFAHGVKEIRIPITSGIAGYVVKTGKTYVTSDAYKSKFFNPEVDKISGYTTRNILAVPIFDSRGRIIGVYQAINKLDDFNSVDIKLMKLIAEFAAAAIETQMLYEKIKSVHKKALIKLSKAAEYKDPESPNHFLRVGLISSLLAEKLGLDEEKCELLMLASTMHDIGKIGIPDSILQKSGRLEPDEWEVMKKHPIIGYELLFDEESELLQMAAIIALEHHERWDGKGYPFGKRETEISLWARIVSVVDNFDTLTTDKGNRESWSIDAAINYMEIMKEKAFDPQIVDTFLSNIEKIIEIKEKYKD
- the ligA gene encoding NAD-dependent DNA ligase LigA is translated as MKQIPEDIKKEIEKLVKELNYHNYRYYVLDSPVISDEEYDMMLRRLKELEEKWGYILPDSPTQRVGAAPSEKFEKAEHREPMLSLDNAFSIEELRDFDARVKRLLGSSEEVEYTVEPKYDGLAVELSYKDGLLYKASTRGDGYVGEDITQNIKTIKAIPLRIEGVDKIPEEIDIRGEVYLNIDEFERINKERIEKGEPVFANPRNAASGSVRQLDPSITASRRLYMSCYGIGYVKGIEFKSQIEFIEWLKKGRFPVPAYVKLAKGIEEVIEAIKEIEKLRQGYPFETDGAVVKVNSFELQRKLGTKTREPRWAIAYKYPAHQGITKLKDILASVGRTGVITPVAVLEPVKIGGVTVSRSTLHNWDEVERKDIRVGDYVIVERAGEVIPHIIGVVKDRRTGEEKEVKIPEHCPVCGSKTVREPGEVAVKCINFNCPAQVEERIKHFASRRAMNIEGLGDKTVELLHNKGIIKHFVDLYKLRQEDIKGLPGFAELSSKKLIEAIAKSKKTTLSRLLYALGISQVGEYASKLLAQHFRKLEDLYHIKAEKLVQIPQIGEKTAKTIEQFFNNEENLKAIEELKRMGLKVENPEFEEEKKPSPLKGLTFVITGTLPKPREEVKEMIEKAGGKVSSSVSKNTDYLLVGEDPGSKLAKAQALRVKTLSYEEFLKMLE
- a CDS encoding Trm112 family protein; amino-acid sequence: MPLDKELLEIIVCPKCKGDLIYEEEKERLVCKNCSVYYPIREDIPILLIEEAKKLETQ